From Nitratidesulfovibrio sp.:
CGGCGCATGGCTGAAGGCGCTGTACGGGGTGCTGGCCGCCCTCGTGTTGCTGAACCTGTTCGTCGGCCCGCACGAACCGCACTTCGGCCTTGATGCCTACCCCGGCTTCTGGGCGCTGTTCGGCCTTGTGGTGGGCGTGCTGATGGTGGTGATCATGAAGCGCGTGGTGCAGCCCGTCATCGTGCGCAGGGAGGACCACTATGGAGACATCTAGCTTCATCCACCCCGCCATAGGGTTCCTGGCCCTGGCGGCGGTGCTGCCCTTCCTGCGGGGCAAATGGTGGAACTGGCTGCTGCCCGCGCCTGCGGTGCTGGCCGTGTTTGCCGTGTTCACCATGACGCCGGGCGACCACCTGACCCTGAACTGGCTGGGGCAAACCCTGCTGCTGGGCCGCGTGGACAAGCTGTCGCTGGTCTTCGCCCAGGTATTCGCCGTCATGTCGGTGGCGGGCATGCTGTACGCCATGCACGTCAAGGACCGGGGGCAGCACATTGCCGCCGCCCTGTACGTGTCGGGCGGGTTCGGCTGCGTGTTCGCGGGCGACTACCTGACCCTGTTCGTGTTCTGGGAACTGATGTCCATCGGCTCCACCTTCCTCGTGCTGCTGAACCGCACGCGCGAGTCGGTGCTGGCGGGCTTTCGCTACTTTCTCTACCACACCGCCGGGGGCCTGCTGCTGCTGGCGGGGCTGCTGATCCGCTACAAGGCCCTGGGCACGTGGGAATTCACGCCCATGGCACCCGGCAGCGCCCACCTGTACGAATGGCTGATCCTGGCCGGGTTCTGCGTCAACGCCGCCGTGGTGCCGCTGCACGCATGGCTGCCCGACGCCTACCCGCGCGGGACGGTGACCGGCTCCGTATTCATGTGCGCCTACACCACCAAGACGGCGGTGTACGTGCTGGCGCGCGGCTTTGCCGGGTGGGAGATCCTGGCGGCGGCGGGCACGGTGATGGCGGTGTACGGCGTGCTGTACGCGTGCATAGAAAACAACGCACGACGCATCCTGTCGTACCACATCGTTTCGCAGGTGGGGTACATGGTGGCGGGCATCGGCGTGGGCACGGCCATGACGCTGAACGGCGCGGTGGCCCATGCCTACGCGCACATCCTGTACAAGGGCCTCCTGTTCATGGGCACCGGCTGCCTGCTGTACGCGGCGGGCACGGCCAAGCTGGACAAGCTGGGCGGCCTGGCCGCGCGGCTGCCGTGGGTCATGGTGCTGTACATGGTGGCGGCCCTGTCCATCTCGGGCATGCCGGTGTTCAACGGGTTCATCTCCAAGACCATGACCATCACCGGCGCGGCGGAAGCGCACCGGACACTGGTTGCCCTGGGCCTTGAAATCGCGGCCGTGGGCACGTTCATCTCGGTGGGCATCAAGCTGCCCTACTTCGCCTTCTGGGGCGGCAAGCCCACGGACAACGACCGTGTGCTGGCCCCCATCCCGTGGAACATGTACGCGGGCATGTCCGTGCTGGCCGTGCTGTGCATCCTGCAGGGCGTGGCCCCGTCCATCCTGTACGCCTACCTGCCCTTCGAGGTGGAACACCCCTACGTGCCGTGGTCCGTGTGGCACGTGTTGCAGTCCTTGCTGCTGCTGGGCTTCTCGGGCCTGGCCTTCTACCTGCTGCGCAAGGTGATCACCCCGCACGAGGGGCTGAACCTGGACGTGGACATTGCCTACCGCGCGGTGGGTACCGGGGCGCTGCGCTTCGTGTGCCGCCCGCTGGCCTTCCTGGACGACCGCTGGACCGAGGCCTACCGCACGGGTGGCCTGCGCGGGCTGATGGGCATTGCCCTCGGCTCCGTGTGGTTCGACCGGCGGGCCATCGACGGCGTGGTGGACGGCAGCGCACGCACGGTGCGGGGCATCGGCGGGCTGGGCGCACGCACGCAGAACGGCAGTCTCCAGGATTATCTGGGACTGGCCGCCTTCTTCGCGCTGTGTGTGTTCGGACTCGTATGGTATCTCGGTTAGCCGCAACGGGACCCACAAAAAACGGAGACGCCTGTGTATCCTGACATACCGGTCCTCAGCATCCTGATCTTCCTGCCGCTGGTGGCGGCGGCGCTGCTGCTGCCCCTGCGCGACGACGAGACCGTGCGCCGCGTGTCGCTGGCGGCGTCGCTCATCGGCCTTGCGGCGGGGTGGCCGCTTATCGCCTTCAACCCCGACGCCGGCTTCCAGTTCGTCGAACGCATGACCTGGGTGGCCCGCTGGGGCCTTGAATATCACCTGGCCGTGGACGGCATCAGCATCCTGATGGTGTGGCTGACCTTGTTCACCCTGCCGCTGTGCGTGCTGTGCTCGTGGACGTACATCGGCAAGCGGGTGAAGGAATTCCACGTCTGCCTGCTGCTGATGACCTCCGCCTGTATCGGCGTGTTCACCTCCATGGACCTCGTGCTGTTCTACGTGTTCTGGGAAGCCATGCTCATCCCCATGTACCTGCTCATCGCGGTATGGGGCGGGGCAGAGCGGCGCTACGCGTCCATCAAGTTCTTCCTGTACACCCTTGCCGGGTCCACCCTGCTGCTGGTGGCCATCGTGGCCTTCCGCATCGCCGGGGGCACCTTCTCCATCCCGGACCTGATGCAGCAGACCTTCGGGTTCCGCTTCCAGTACTGGGCCTTTCTGGCCATGGCCCTGGCCTTTGCCATCAAGGTGCCCATGTTCCCGTTCCACACCTGGCTGCCCGCCGCCCACGTGCAGGCACCGTCCGCAGGCAGCGTCATCCTTGCCGCCGTGCTGCTGAAGATGGGCACCTACGGGTTCCTGCGCTTCTGCCTGCCGCTGACGCCGGAAGCCAGCGTGCACTTTGCCCCGCTGATGATCGGCGTCTCGGTGGTGTCCATCCTGTACGGGGGGGCGGTGGCCCTTGGGCAGACCGACATCAAGAAGCTGGTCGCCTATTCGTCGGTGGCCCACATGGGCTTCGTGACGCTGGGCATCTTCCTGTTCCAGAAAAGCGGCGTGCAGGGCGCGCTGCTGCAGATGCTGAACCACGGCATCGTCACCGGCGCCATGTTCATGATGATCGGCGCACTGTACGAACGCAGCCACAGCCGCGAGGTGGCGGACAACATGGGCCTTGGCAAGTACCTGCCCGCGTTCATGTTCTTCTGGGGGCTGTATGCCCTGGCCTCGTTCGGCTTTCCCGGCACCAACGGCTTTGTGGGCGAAGTGCTGGTGTTCGTGGCCGCCTTCCAGCAAAGCCTGACCGTGGGCGCGCTGATCGTGCCCGGCGCCCTGCTGGCGGCGGCGTACATGTTCCGGGTCAGCCTGCGCATGGCCTGGGGCAGCCCGTCCACGGCCAAGACCTGGAACGACCTGAACTGCCGCGAATGGACCTACCTGCTGCTGCCCGCCGTGCTGGTGCTGTGGATAGGCCTTGCCCCCGCGCCCTTCCTGCGGCTGATCGACCCTTCCGTTGACCGGCTGCTGGCCGACCTGCGCGGGCGCGCCCCGGTGAAGGAAGCGCCGCTGGCCCTCAATCACGCCGACGCGGTGCGGCATGAACCGCCCGCCATCCTCGCATCCGCCGCCATCGCCAAGGAGGTGCGCCAGTGAACCTCGACCTTGCCCTGCTTGTTCCCGAGTGCGCCATGCTGCTGGTGGTGGCCGTGCTGTTCGTGCAGGCACTGTCCGCAGGGCCTGCCTCGGTGGCGGCCCACCGCTGGCTGCC
This genomic window contains:
- a CDS encoding Na(+)/H(+) antiporter subunit D → METSSFIHPAIGFLALAAVLPFLRGKWWNWLLPAPAVLAVFAVFTMTPGDHLTLNWLGQTLLLGRVDKLSLVFAQVFAVMSVAGMLYAMHVKDRGQHIAAALYVSGGFGCVFAGDYLTLFVFWELMSIGSTFLVLLNRTRESVLAGFRYFLYHTAGGLLLLAGLLIRYKALGTWEFTPMAPGSAHLYEWLILAGFCVNAAVVPLHAWLPDAYPRGTVTGSVFMCAYTTKTAVYVLARGFAGWEILAAAGTVMAVYGVLYACIENNARRILSYHIVSQVGYMVAGIGVGTAMTLNGAVAHAYAHILYKGLLFMGTGCLLYAAGTAKLDKLGGLAARLPWVMVLYMVAALSISGMPVFNGFISKTMTITGAAEAHRTLVALGLEIAAVGTFISVGIKLPYFAFWGGKPTDNDRVLAPIPWNMYAGMSVLAVLCILQGVAPSILYAYLPFEVEHPYVPWSVWHVLQSLLLLGFSGLAFYLLRKVITPHEGLNLDVDIAYRAVGTGALRFVCRPLAFLDDRWTEAYRTGGLRGLMGIALGSVWFDRRAIDGVVDGSARTVRGIGGLGARTQNGSLQDYLGLAAFFALCVFGLVWYLG
- a CDS encoding NADH-quinone oxidoreductase subunit M, which produces MYPDIPVLSILIFLPLVAAALLLPLRDDETVRRVSLAASLIGLAAGWPLIAFNPDAGFQFVERMTWVARWGLEYHLAVDGISILMVWLTLFTLPLCVLCSWTYIGKRVKEFHVCLLLMTSACIGVFTSMDLVLFYVFWEAMLIPMYLLIAVWGGAERRYASIKFFLYTLAGSTLLLVAIVAFRIAGGTFSIPDLMQQTFGFRFQYWAFLAMALAFAIKVPMFPFHTWLPAAHVQAPSAGSVILAAVLLKMGTYGFLRFCLPLTPEASVHFAPLMIGVSVVSILYGGAVALGQTDIKKLVAYSSVAHMGFVTLGIFLFQKSGVQGALLQMLNHGIVTGAMFMMIGALYERSHSREVADNMGLGKYLPAFMFFWGLYALASFGFPGTNGFVGEVLVFVAAFQQSLTVGALIVPGALLAAAYMFRVSLRMAWGSPSTAKTWNDLNCREWTYLLLPAVLVLWIGLAPAPFLRLIDPSVDRLLADLRGRAPVKEAPLALNHADAVRHEPPAILASAAIAKEVRQ